One segment of Falco peregrinus isolate bFalPer1 chromosome 4, bFalPer1.pri, whole genome shotgun sequence DNA contains the following:
- the FAM181B gene encoding protein FAM181B: protein MAVPAALLSPHHLLSFCFPAAAGGLLGYADLEKGYEGGGGGEAGDFKEATRDLLSFIDSASSNIKLALDKPVKSKRKVNHRKYLQKQIKRCTGIIAAAPPPPPAPPPPAAASPPAACPAKPPPRREASQAASSLQSKSLAALFGSLQQGRGAAGGGEAAGGGGAAGGGGGGAGGPRKVPLRDRNLPPSFFTEPALPAAARGPPPAAKEPEKGGAEAAEFFELLGPEYGALLPEHAAPPDAFPGGGARLPAELGLEHGLYEAPLPLPAAHHPLLGGLLYPEPPWSPAGPCSPPKKAPPEALRPLYPAGGEPGPGGGGEEPGGHLPAGFAPFFPECPLPAPQVPYDYGGGYPRAAYPGL, encoded by the coding sequence ATGGCCGTGCCCGCCGCGCTGCTCAGCCCCCACCACCTCCTCTCCTTCTGcttccccgccgccgccggcggccTGCTGGGCTATGCCGACCTGGAGAAGGGCTAcgagggcggcggcgggggcgagGCGGGGGACTTCAAAGAAGCCACCCGGGACCTGCTGAGCTTCATCGACTCGGCCTCCAGCAACATCAAGCTGGCGCTGGACAAGCCGGTGAAGTCCAAGCGGAAGGTGAACCATAGGAAGTACCTGCAGAAGCAGATCAAGCGCTGCACCGGCATCatcgccgccgccccgccgccgccgcccgccccgccgccgcccgccgccgcctccccgcccgccgcctgccccgccaagcccccgccgcgccgggagGCCTCGCAGGCGGCCAGCAGCCTCCAGAGCAAGAGCCTGGCCGCCCTCTTcggctccctgcagcagggccgcggggcggcgggcggcggcgaggcggcgggcggcggcggggcggcgggcggcggcggcggcggggcgggcggcccgcGGAAGGTGCCGCTGCGGGACCGCAACCTGCCGCCCTCCTTCTTCACGGagccggcgctgcccgccgccgcccgcgggccgccgccggccgccaaGGAGCCGGAGAAGGGCGGCGCGGAGGCGGCCGAGTTCTTCGAGCTGCTGGGCCCCGAGTACGGCGCGCTGCTGCCCGAGCACGCCGCCCCGCCGGACGCCTtccccggcggcggcgcccgcctGCCCGCCGAGCTGGGCCTGGAGCACGGCCTCTACGAGgcgccgctgccgctgcccgccgcccaCCACCCGCTGCTGGGCGGGCTGCTCTACCCCGAGCCGCCCTGGAGCCCGGCCGGGCCCTGCAGCCCGCCCAAGAAGGCGCCGCCCGAGGCGCTGCGCCCGCTGTACCCGGCCGGCGGGGAGccgggccccggcggcggcggcgaggaGCCCGGCGGGCACCTGCCGGCGGGGTTCGCCCCCTTCTTCCCCGAgtgcccgctgcccgccccgcaGGTGCCCTACGACTACGGCGGCGGCTACCCCCGCGCCGCCTACCCCGGCCTGTAG